One segment of Ipomoea triloba cultivar NCNSP0323 chromosome 12, ASM357664v1 DNA contains the following:
- the LOC115999322 gene encoding uncharacterized protein LOC115999322: MVRRAIRSIVKKVNAGFVDQFKRLRDYAQECLNSNPGSTIKIKTSRVVENAPCTFQRIYVCFGALKRGFAQGCRKVVGLDGCFLKGKLKGEILSAVSRDANNQMYPVAWAVVEIENIDSWRWFLTLLKDDLNMSNTSEWTLISDQQKGLTTVIQKLFPEIEHRNCARHIHANWSKKHRGMVFKKLFWKCAKATTTSQFDEVVKELAKRDPKASEDLLKYPPKLWCKAFFRTNVKCDAVDNNMSEAFNGIIVKARSKPIVPMLEDIRVAMMRRIAEKRRSLDKWQGNHGHLILKKLNQNVLDSVGWHVDFNGVDGFEVKQGKHQFKVKLLERTCSCRAWDLSGIPCIHAVCAIFDRKKDPVDYVHRCYSKEMYEMTYSHALEPINGELFWPRTDLEEIGAPIPRRMTGRPKKRRNREENEPRHSKTKMSRKGGSISCSMCKESGHNKRYCPRKTTEARNVPLNGNELGHDGLHANGVEGAKVADNEVNYDLFVIDGGQVLNENYYILFTALCVTAIIISTCTAIIIVYECSVDN; this comes from the exons ATGGTTAGGAGGGCAATTAGGTCAATTGTGAAGAAAGTGAATGCTGGTTTTGTTGATCAGTTCAAAAGACTAAGAGATTATGCTCAGGAATGCTTGAACTCAAATCCAGGGagtactataaaaataaaaacaagtagAGTTGTAGAAAATGCTCCTTGCACATTTCAAAGAATATATGTATGTTTTGGAGCATTAAAGAGGGGGTTTGCACAAGGATGTAGAAAAGTGGTTGGCTTAGATGGATGTTTTTTAAAGGGTAAGTTGAAGGGGGAAATACTAAGTGCCGTAAGTAGGGATGCAAACAATCAAATGTATCCGGTTGCTTGGGCGGTGGTAGAAATTGAGAATATTGATTCATGGAGGTGGTTCTTGACCTTACTTAAGGACGATTTGAATATGAGCAACACCAGTGAGTGGACTTTGATTTCTGATCAACAAAAG GGGTTAACTACTGTGATCCAAAAACTATTTCCGGAAATAGAGCATCGAAACTGTGCTCGACATATTCATGCAAATTGGAGTAAAAAACATAGAGGCATGGTATTCAAGAAACTATTCTGGAAATGTGCAAAGGCAACAACTACCTCCCAATTTGATGAAGTTGTAAAAGAATTGGCCAAGAGAGACCCTAAAGCAAGTGAGGATTTATTGAAGTACCCACCTAAGCTTTGGTGTAAAGCATTCTTTCGGACGAATGTTAAATGTGATGCTGTAGACAATAACATGTCAGAAGCTTTTAATGGCATTATCGTAAAAGCAAGATCAAAGCCTATAGTGCCAATGCTTGAAGATATTCGTGTTGCCATGATGAGGAGGATTGCTGAAAAACGTAGATCTTTGGATAAGTGGCAAGGAAATCATGGTCATCTTAtcttaaagaaattaaaccaaaatGTGTTGGATAGTGTTGGATGGCATGTTGACTTTAATGGTGTTGATGGATTTGAGGTAAAGCAAGGAAAACACCAATTCAAGGTTAAACTATTGGAGAGGACATGTAGTTGTAGAGCATGGGATTTGAGTGGCATACCTTGTATACATGCTGTATGTGCAATCTTTGATAGGAAAAAAGATCCAGTTGATTATGTACATCGATGCTACAGTAAGGAGATGTACGAAATGACTTATTCTCATGCACTTGAACCAATTAATGGGGAATTGTTTTGGCCGAGAACAGACTTGGAAGAGATTGGAGCACCTATACCAAGGAGAATGACTGGGCGTCCCAAGAAAAGAAGGAATCGTGAGGAAAATGAGCCACGTCATTCTAAGACCAAAATGTCTAGGAAAGGAGGATCAATTAGTTGTTCCATGTGTAAGGAGAGTGGACATAATAAGAGATATTGTCCAAGAAAAACAACAGAAGCTAGAAATGTGCCATTAAAC GGGAATGAGCTTGGACATGATGGACTTCATGCAAATGGTGTTGAAGGAGCAAAAGTGGCAGACAAT GAAGTTAACTATGACCTTTTTGTAATAGATGGTGGACAAGTACTGaatgaaaattattatattttgttcacTGCTCTTTGTGTGACTGCCATAATCATT AGTACATGCACTGCCATAATCATTGTATATGAATGCAGTGTGGATAACTAA
- the LOC115999321 gene encoding uncharacterized protein LOC115999321, with the protein MFEVAELILHHGGRMFEVAELILHHGGTFEKNSRLSYINGEVEVINIDPDKISSLHLMKYIKEDRYGQVVALYFKAVEQSLEMLELLYDDHSTLRAVNLASRCGKVDIYVDHGIQEAEVVPNLCLPSSIPECDDDCDIDVEPIDEMRTSKQQIEEETDGTENTNNDEHRQQAGGDNGFEDRPQTAQTGGDSGCEDMVAFCEDYDSDDPPSYEIGSEDNVNDVGDHSSKVKFPSYNPKVYPPLLEAGLLFEDSNQFKQAIISYAVYTKRNLRITKNEPSRIRVKCEENCPFYCCGRWDQRYCCFQLRRITDDHRCNTAVKLGIVSQKRCNTAVKLGIVSQKWLEDKYEDKVIADPTIGIVELKKLIADPTIGIVELKKHIESELKISLTVSMVRRAIRSIVKKVNAGFVDQFKRLRDYAQECLNSNPGSTIKIKTSRVVENAPCTFQRIYVCFGALKRGFAQGCRKVVGLDGCFLKGKLKGEILSAVSRDANNQMYPVAWAVVEIENIDSWRWFLTLLKDDLNMSNTSEWTLISDQQKGLTTVIQKLFPEIEHRNCARHIHANWSKKHRGMVFKKLFWKCAKATTTSQFDEVVKELAKRDPKASEDLLKYPPKLWCKAFFRTNVKCDAVDNNMSEAFNGIIVKARSKPIVPMLEDIRVAMMRRIAEKRRSLDKWQGNHGHLILKKLNQNVLDSVGWHVDFNGVDGFEVKQGKHQFKVKLLERTCSCRAWDLSGIPCIHAVCAIFDRKKDPVDYVHRCYSKEMYEMTYSHALEPINGELFWPRTDLEEIXKSLQTQQLVLLS; encoded by the exons aTGTTTGAAGTAGCTGAGTTAATACTTCATCATGGAGGTAGGATGTTTGAAGTAGCTGAGTTAATACTTCATCATGGAGGTACCTTTGAAAAAAATTCTAGGTTGTCGTATATAAATGGTGAGGTAGAAGTCATTAACATTGACCCAGATAAGATTTCATCTCTTCACCTAATGAAATATATCAAAGAAGACAGATATGGACAGGTTGTTGCACTTTACTTTAAGGCAGTAGAGCAGTCTTTGGAGATGCTTGAACTATTATATGATGATCACAGTACATTAAGAGCAGTTAATTTGGCTAGTAGATGTGGTAAGGTCGACATTTATGTTGACCATGGGATTCAAGAGGCAGAAGTAGTTCCTAACTTGTGTTTACCTTCCTCTATACCTGAGTGCGATGATGATTGTGATATAGATGTTGAACCTATAGATGAGATGAGGACTAGTAAGCAACAAATTGAAGAAGAGACCGATGGGACTGAAAATACAAACAATGATGAACATAGGCAGCAAGCTGGAGGTGACAATGGATTTGAAGATAGACCACAAACTGCACAAACTGGAGGTGATAGTGGATGTGAAGATATGGTTGCATTTTGTGAAGATTATGATTCCGATGACCCTCCAAGTTATGAAATAGGTAGTGaggataatgtgaatgatgttgGTGACCATTCTAGTAAGGTTAAGTTCCCCTCATATAACCCAAAAGTCTATCCACCACTTTTGGAAGCAGGTTTATTGTTTGAAGATAGCAACCAATTTAAACAAGCCATAATTAGTTATGCTGTGTACACAAAGAGAAACCTTAGAATTACTAAGAATGAGCCAAGTAGAATCAGAGTTAAGTGCGAAGAAAACTGCCCTTTCTATTGTTGTGGTCGTTGGGATCAAAGGTATTGTTGTTTTCAACTTAGAAGAATAACTGATGATCACAGATGCAACACTGCAGTGAAGCTAGGTATAGTGAGCCAAAAGAGATGCAACACTGCAGTGAAGCTAGGTATAGTGAGCCAAAAGTGGCTAGAGGATAAGTACGAAGATAAAGTCATTGCAGACCCAACAATTGGTATTGTTGAGTTGAAGAAGCTCATTGCAGACCCAACAATTGGTATTGTTGAGTTGAAGAAGCATATTGAGTCAGAGCTCAAAATCAGTTTGACAGTTAGCATGGTTAGGAGGGCAATTAGGTCAATTGTGAAGAAAGTGAATGCTGGTTTTGTTGATCAGTTCAAAAGACTAAGAGATTATGCTCAGGAATGCTTGAACTCAAATCCAGGGagtactataaaaataaaaacaagtagAGTTGTAGAAAATGCTCCTTGCACATTTCAAAGAATATATGTATGTTTTGGAGCATTAAAGAGGGGGTTTGCACAAGGATGTAGAAAAGTGGTTGGCTTAGATGGATGTTTTTTAAAGGGTAAGTTGAAGGGGGAAATACTAAGTGCCGTAAGTAGGGATGCAAACAATCAAATGTATCCGGTTGCTTGGGCGGTGGTAGAAATTGAGAATATTGATTCATGGAGGTGGTTCTTGACCTTACTTAAGGACGATTTGAATATGAGCAACACCAGTGAGTGGACTTTGATTTCTGATCAACAAAAG GGGTTAACTACTGTGATCCAAAAACTATTTCCGGAAATAGAGCATCGAAACTGTGCTCGACATATTCATGCAAATTGGAGTAAAAAACATAGAGGCATGGTATTCAAGAAACTATTCTGGAAATGTGCAAAGGCAACAACTACCTCCCAATTTGATGAAGTTGTAAAAGAATTGGCCAAGAGAGACCCTAAAGCAAGTGAGGATTTATTGAAGTACCCACCTAAGCTTTGGTGTAAAGCATTCTTTCGGACGAATGTTAAATGTGATGCTGTAGACAATAACATGTCAGAAGCTTTTAATGGCATTATCGTAAAAGCAAGATCAAAGCCTATAGTGCCAATGCTTGAAGATATTCGTGTTGCCATGATGAGGAGGATTGCTGAAAAACGTAGATCTTTGGATAAGTGGCAAGGAAATCATGGTCATCTTAtcttaaagaaattaaaccaaaatGTGTTGGATAGTGTTGGATGGCATGTTGACTTTAATGGTGTTGATGGATTTGAGGTAAAGCAAGGAAAACACCAATTCAAGGTTAAACTATTGGAGAGGACATGTAGTTGTAGAGCATGGGATTTGAGTGGCATACCTTGTATACATGCTGTATGTGCAATCTTTGATAGGAAAAAAGATCCAGTTGATTATGTACATCGATGCTACAGTAAGGAGATGTACGAAATGACTTATTCTCATGCACTTGAACCAATTAATGGGGAATTGTTTTGGCCGAGAACAGACTTGGAAGAGATTGNAAAGTCATTGCAGACCCAACAATTGGTATTGTTGAGTTGA